A stretch of DNA from candidate division WOR-3 bacterium:
TTCTTTTATAATTTCACGCGCTTCCTGAGCTATTCCAGAATTTTTAAATGGAAGTATTTCAAGAACTTTCCTGAAATCATAATAGGCAGACACTGTATCACCTTTTTCTAAATTGATCTTACCTCTTAAAAAATAAGCTTTTGGCAAATATATAGGAGGTTCTTTCATAGTTATATATTTTGAGAGATAAGTATATGAAGAATCAATTTTATGTTCTTCAAAATATTTTTTTCCGTATTCAAAATAAGTTAAACCTATATAAAATGTTATATTCAAATTTAATTTTGAAGCACTTATTTTCTCACTGAACTTTTTATAAAGATTTAAAATCTTTCTGTATTCATTTTTATCAAAAAGATTTTTTATATATTCAAGAAAAAGCTCATCATCAAACTTTTCCTCAAGAACTTTTTCTACAAAATTTTTTCCTTCTATTTGCTCTCTTTCAATAAAGTAAAGAGCAATAAACTTTTTTTCTTCAAAAGTTAAATTCTCGGGTTCAAGAAGATATATTAAAAAAAGCGAACGTCTTGCTATCTCAGGTCCTTTATTTTTTGTTTCTAAATAAATATCTCTTAAATTTTTTAATAATCTTTTTTTATATTTATTTTTATCAATAACCTTTTCAAAATAATAAAGGGCTGATAGATAAAATTTCTTTTTTATATTTATCTCTCCAAGCAAAAGATAAATTTCAGGTTCTTCTTTTCCCTTTTTTAAAGAATAAAGAAGTATACTCTCAGCCTCTTCATACATACCTTCCTCAATGTATTTTTTACTCCTTGAAATGGGATCTGAACAGTTATAAAGAATTAAAAAAATTAAAAATAATATTTTTTTATCCATTCTTTTAAAATCTCTCCTGCTTTTTTAGCACAATTCTCAGCTATTTTTAAAACTTCTTCATGACTTATATCTTTCACCTTTTCTCCGAGCCCCATATTTGTAATTGCAGAAAAACCCAAAACTTTTAAACCAAGAGCTTTTGCCATAATTACCTCTGGCACTGTTGACATACCCACAGCATCAGCACCTATTATTCTTAAAAATCTATATTCTGCCTTTGTTTCAAGGGAAGGACCCTGCCAGCCAACATAAACTCCCTTTTTTATCTTTATTCCCCTCTCCTTTGCTATCTCCTCTATTTCCTCTATAATTTTTTCATCATAGGCATCAAGCATGGACGGAAATTCTGTTTTTCCTCTTAAGGGATTTTCAGGAAATAAATTTATGTGATCAATTATTATCATAAGATCTCCAATATCAAAGGAAGGATTTAAACCACCGGCAGCATTTGTAACCACAAGAATTTTACCTCCTAACTCTTTAAGAATTCTTACAGGCAAGGTAACTTCTTTCATACTGTATCCTTCATAATAGTGAAATCTACCCGAAAAAATTAAAGCACTTTTATTTTCAAATATACCAAACAGAAGCTCACCTTTATGTCCTTTTACACCTGAAACAGGAAAACCTTCTATTTCAGAATACTTTATTCTCTTTTGAACATTAATAAATTCTTCAATTTTTGACCAACCTGAACCTGTAATAATACCTATTTCAGCAAAATCAATGCCTTTATCCTTTAAAAATTTAATTATTTTATCCATTAACTCAAATTCTTTTCTTCTGCTCTTCAAGTATTCTAAATTGACTGTTTAACCACTCCAATTGAGTTTCAAGAAGGGACTTTAATTCCCAGAGAAAACCTTCCTTTTTTGACTTTAATAGCTCTATTTCTTCTCTTAACTTCTGGAGTTCCCTTCGTGTATTTTCCAGAATTTTTTCTGATTCAATTTTTGCATTGGAAATTATAAGTTCTGCTTCCCTCTGAGCATTCTTTTTGAGTTCTTCTGTTGTCTTTTGTGTGGTAAGTAAGGCTTCTTTCATAATATTTTCCATTCTTCTGTAATCTTCAACCTTACTATCAAGATCCCTTATTCTTTCATTTAAAGTTAAATTTTCCCTTATAAGTTCTTCCATCTGCTCTGCCACTGTTTTTAAAAATTCCCTCACCTTTTCAGGATCATATCCTCTGAGCGACCTTGGAAAATCTGCGTTTCTTATTTCTATTGGTGCAATTTTCATAATTAATTAAAAAATTTATGGGATTTGAACCCTTTTTAAAATCTTTCTCCAAATAAAATTCTTCCAAGTCTTATAATACTTGCACCCTCTTTTATAGCATAAATAAAATCTTCACTCATTCCCATTGATAGTTCCTGTAATTTCAAATTATACTCTTTTTCTAAATAATCTCTCAACTCCCTTAATTCAGAAAAACTCTTTCTTGATTTTTTCTCTTCTGGTGGATAAGGACCTATGGTAAAAAGACCTTTTATTTCAATATTTTTTAAATCAAGAAATTTCTCAAAATTACTTAAAAGTTCTTCTCTTTTAAATCCATACTTTGTTTCTTCACCTGAGGTATTAACTTCTATAAGCACCTTGATTTTTTTGTTTAATTTGTTTCCAATTTTATCTAACTCCTTTCCAAGTTTTAAGGAATCAACACTTTCTATCATGGTAAATAGATAAGAAGCCTTTTTAACTTTATTTGTTTGCAAATGCCCTATCATATGCCATTCTGGTTTATCAAAAATTTTTATTTTACCTTCAGCTTCTTGAACCCTATTTTCACCAAAAAGCCTTATTCCATGTTCAAAGGCAATTTTAATTCTTTCAATATCAATACCCTTTGTAGCACCTAAAATTTTAATTTTTTCTGGATTTTCAGATTCCTTATAGATAATTTCCTTAATTTTTTCTATTCTTTCAGGTATTGTTAATTTTTCTAACTCTCTCAATAAATTCATAAACTTTTTCCCTTTCCTTTGTAAAAAGTGTTATTCCCCTTAAATTATCAAGAAAATTTTTTCTAAAATAAGGGGACACAAATAAACCTTGAGTTATTTTTTCAACTCTTTTTATATTCTTTACATCAATTTCCCTTTTCCAGAAAATTTTCTCAATAATAAGCTTTTTATCATCTATTTTATATTTAATCGGAAAAAGAAAATCATTAATTGAAAATAAAAGTATAAGGATAGATAAAAGAGAAAAAAAGGAACCATAAGAAATAAAAATAAGAAATGAAACTAAAAGTATTAAAAAGATTACAAAAAAGCCTTTTAATTTATTATCCTTTAAAAGCCAAACCTCCCATTCCATTAATAATTTTTAAAATTTTTCTCTTTTATATTTTTCAAGAACACTCAAAACATAATCAATATCATAATAGGTATGATCTGCATTTACTTGAAATCTTATAGTTTCATCCCCTCTTGGAACTATTGGATAGGTAAGACCTGTTGCTAAAATTCCATTTTCAATTAAATAATTAACAAGATCCCTTGTTTTCCATGTATCCCTTATTAAAAGAGGAACAATGGGATGGGAGCTTAAAATCGTCTCGTATCCAAGCTTTAAAAGGTTTTCCTTGAAATACTTTGTTAATTCTCTTAAGTATTCAAGCCTTTTCCTACCTTCTTTGCTATCAAGAAATTCGATAACTTTAAGAGCACAAGCTGCCTCAGCTGGTGTTATAGGATTTGAGTAAACATATGTTATAGCAACTTCCTTTAAGTAATTTATTATCACTTCATCAGATACAACATAACCACCATTTACTCCGAATGCCTTACCAAGTGTTCCTATCAAAATATCACATCTTGCACCTGTATATTCCTCAGTTCCTCTTCCAGTTTCACCAAAAGCACCAACTCCATGAGAATCATCTACAACTACTATTATGTTTTCTTCAAAATATTCATCATATTTATTTGAAATCTCTTCTATTTCCTTTAAAGGTGCAAAATCACCTCTCATACTGAAAACTCCATCAGTAACAATAATAAGTCTTTTTGCCTTTCCAAGAACACCTTTAACTTTTTCCTCAAGATCCTTCATATCAAGATGCTTATAAATAAGTCTTTCCTTGGGTCTTGATAACCTTATGGCATTTATAATACAGTTGTGATTTAACTCGTCACTTAAAACAATTGTTTCAGCATTTATAAGAGCAGCCAGAACACCAATAACCGTGACATAGGCTGCACTGTAAATCATACAGTCTTCCCTTTTATGAAATTCTGCCAGCTTTTTTTCAAGCAATCTATGGGGTTCAAAGGTTCCACTTATAAATCTCACTGCACCTGGACCAACACCAAATTTTCTTGCATATTCTTCTTCTATTTTTATTATATCTTCAAGAAGCGACATTCCAAGATATGAATTAGAATTCATTCTTATAAATTCCTTATTTCCAAAACCCTTCAAGAAATACCTTGGTCCTTTACCATTTTCCGGTTTTTTAATTCCTGTTATAATATATTCCTTTCCCTTTAATCTACCTTCTTCCTTGAGTTTTAATAATTCTTTTTTTAAAACTTCGTTTAATTTATTGGTAGCCACTTTTATCCTCCTTTTTAATTTTAAATATAATTATAAGAAAAACTTATCTTAAAATTTATAGATGAACTATTTAATTTTATCAATAATTACACTTATTGCTTGGGGATTTTGGGGATTTTTTTCAAAATTTTCTACATATTATTACAGGTGGTATGAATACTTCATTTTCTCAAGTATTATGTCGCTTTTTTTCTCAACATTTCTTTTTTTCCTTTATAGAAAAGATTTGAACTTTAGACCAGAAGGATTAGTTTACCTTTTACTTGCACTATTCTCAGGAACCATAGGAACGGTATTTTTTTATCTCGCACTTACAAAAGGAAAAGCATCCATAATAGTCCCTTTAACATCCCTTTATCCTGCTTTTACTCTTATACTTGCAAGGATATTTTTAAAAGAAGAATTAAGTCTACAAGGGTATATTGGAATAATACTTGCCATATTCGCTATTTTATTACTGTCGAGAAGTTCTTAAATTAAGCCTCCTCATTAAAATTTTTAATAAAATTGTAGCATAGGAACCAGGAGGTAAAGAAAAAGAAAGCAAAAGTTTTTCTCTGTCGTAATCAAAACTCAAATCCATAGGATATACCCATAATTTTCTTTTAAACCCTTTAAAGGAAAAATTTTCCAAAAATTCAGGGACTTTTAATGGATAACTGAGATTCTCTTTTTTTAATTCTGAAATTAAAATTTTTTCAAATTCAGGATGAGAGGGAATTCTTTCTGTTCCAGGAACAGGAAATATAGATTCACTCAAAATATCCTTTACCTCATCGTTAACAATCTCAGGAACAAAAAGGAAAAGATTTTTTATCTTAATAGCAAAACCCTTTTTAAAACTTATTTTACCTTTTTTAAGAAATTTACTGGCACATTTATCCCATATAAGGGATGAAAATTTTTCAAAATAAATTTTTAACAAATCTTCTTCTATCTCTTCTATAATTCCCCTATAATCACCCTTAATTAATTTTTTTATAGTTTCTCTATCCTTATCAGAAGGTGCATAGGGAAGAATTCTCTCTGGTTTATCAAAAAATCTTTTTACATATTTTTTGAACCTATTTAAATTCTTTCTTCCCTCAGGTGAAAGGGATAAAAGGTGAACCTTTATTGCCTCTTTAAGATTTCCTTTCATTAACAGCGAGAAAAAGAGAGAGGAAACATCTGAGGACAATCTCTGTATATCAAAATAATTGGGGAAACCATTTTTCTTAATATCCTCAAGAATTTGAAAAATTTTATTTAATTCCCTTTCCTTTATACCTCTTAAAGTTATTTTGAAATTATTCTTTTCAAGATCATAGGAGTTTAACTCTTTATCAGAAAAACCAACAAGTTCAGCAGAAAAGTTTTTAAATTTTATATAATTTGGAATATTTCCTTTTGCAGAAAAATAAAAAATGCTCAAAGACTTTTTATCCTTCAAACCTAAAAAACTTATTTTTGCATTAAAGGTTTTCTCAAGAAGACTCTTTAAATAAAAACTTTCAAGGTCTATTTTTCTTGCTTTAAAAACTTTATATAACCCTTTATCTTTTAAAACATCCTTCTTTAAAACCTCTTCCACCACAAAATCCTCTGGATAAGTTTTAAATTTCATCACTCACAAATTATTTTTTTTATCTTCATACCCTTATCAGACTTTATAACTAAAAGGTAAAAACCCCTTTCAAGGGCCAAAGCATCCACCCTGACTCTATCACCTGAACTTACAAAATTCAATTTTTTAATCCTGCCTGATGGTGAATAAACAAAAATCTCCTTTAAGGCATCTTTTGTTTTTATGTAAAAGAAACCTGTCTCCTTTTTAAAGGGATTGGGAAAAACAAGGGGTTCTTCTATTTCCTGGGGCCCAAAAACATTTATATTCATAATTGAGACTCCATCCTTTGTACCTATTATAATTTCATTATTTAAATTATCATAATATAAAAGGGAAGCAGAGCACTGTGAATTAAAATCAACATTTTCAGTCCTTGTAAGAGTATTATGGGAAGATTCAAAAATTTTTTCATCACCACTCCTTGAAATAAAAATTAACCCACTTCTTGTAATAGCATAAGTATTTCCATATTTATCATTTATTACTGAAACAGTATAAGAATCAAAAGTCCTATAATTTTTAATAAATTGAAAATCAGGCAATTTATATTCAAATAACCCTGAATTTGTTGCAAAAAAAATCTTATTTTCATAAATTGATATATCATAAACAGGATAACCTGCATTCATAACAAAATTGGCATTATAATTTTTATCAATTTTATAAATATTACCATCTGTATTGGAAACAAAATAAAAATCAGCACATTTTTCTATATCTGTTGCATAACCAAGGTTAAAAATTTCTTTAATTTTCTCATCCTTTAAATTCCTTATTTCTATTGAATTCTGTGCAGGCTTTAAAACAAAAAAGGTAGAATCATTAAAAAATTTTAAAAGCTGAATACAGGTAGAAAGATTTAAAGTATCATATATATTGAAAAGAGAATCAATCTTAAAAATTGGACCACACCAAGGGGAAGTGATTATAATTTTAGAATTTACATCAAGGGTTCTTATCCAACCACTTAATAATTTATTTAACCTTTCATATTTTTCATTAAAAATATCAAATCCTCTATCATGGGAAAAAAGGTAATATTTTCCAAATTTTTTAACAGAAGAAATGGAATTGGAAGTTAATTCTTTAAAATAATTTTTGAAATTTAAAAAAAGAGAATTTTTATAATCATAAATTACAATACCTTTTCCAAGGAGATAAATTTTATTTTTAACCTTAATCAAACTTTTTGTATTGAAATTACTGAATTTTAATTTTTGACCATTATAAAAAATATATGAACCACCTTCTGTCCCTACAAATAATGTGTCAGAATTCCCATTTAGAGAATTTATAATATATGGAAATTTAGCTAAAAGAGAATCAGGGTATAAATACAAAAAACTATCAGAAGAAACAAAAATTTTATTATTAAAGATAAAGATATCACCTATTTTCCCTGTCGCAATTCCAGAATGGAAAGTTGGGGGGATCCTTCCCAGTAAATCAATTTTAATTTTATAAAGACCTAATTTTGTTCCAACAAATAAGGTATCTTTTATTATTTCAAGAGAAATTACGGTATCCTTAGGAAAATAATTTTTTCTTTCAAAGAAAAGTGAATCATCAGAAGTATCAATTGTTTTATTTCTATATATCCCCTTTAAACCCCTATTACCTGCTAAAAAAACTGTATCACCTTTTATCTTTATTTCCCTGTAAATATCTCTTTCAAGAAAAAGAGGAGGATAAAAATACTTTTTGTTATTTTTTAAATTTATAACAATAAGATTTTCAGAATTTGTTAAATTTAAAAGGCTATCTTTTAAAAAAATAGCATAATAAGGGTATAGGGGAATTGAATCAGAATTTGTAAATTTGTAAAAAACTGAATCCTTATTAAAATCAACAAGATAAATACCGTGATCACCTGTTATAAAAATTGTATCATTCCTATTACAAACACTGTAAAAAGTATCTGAATGTGTAAAATTATTAAAAATTGAAAAAAATAAAATTAACTCAAACATCTTTCAATTACCTCCTTTATTTTTTTCATATCATTAATATTATAACGGTGATCGATAGGTAAAGAAAGTATTTTCTCAGGAATTTTGTGAATTTCTGGATAATTCTCCTTCTTTATTAAAGGGTGAATATCTGGCCATAGTGTTGGTGGGTATATCCTGTTTTTAATCAGAAAATCTTTTATTTTATGTTTATTGTTACTAAAAAATGGGAAATTCAAGGGACATATACCCTCTGGCAGGTCTGTGTAAAGTGGCTGTATTTTTTCAAAATTAAGGTTTTTTAAAAGATAAATAAAATTTTGCCTTCTTTTTTCTATTATAAATTCATATGGAATTCTTTTTAAAATGTAATTTGTTAAAAAAGAGAGTTTTTTGGAATCTTTATTATCTGTTAATTTTTTTTCATAATTTCTATCAAGAACATCATAGGCAAAGGAAAATAAAGGCTTTGTTAAATCAGGAAGAAAATTGTGAAAGTTTCTTATAAGATAAGCTGATAATTTAATTAAAAAAGTTTTATAATCAAAGTTTTTAACAGAATCCTTAATCTCTCCATCAAAAAAAAGAACACCTCCATCAGGTAAGGGTAAAATTTTCCTCAAA
This window harbors:
- a CDS encoding purine-nucleoside phosphorylase, with amino-acid sequence MDKIIKFLKDKGIDFAEIGIITGSGWSKIEEFINVQKRIKYSEIEGFPVSGVKGHKGELLFGIFENKSALIFSGRFHYYEGYSMKEVTLPVRILKELGGKILVVTNAAGGLNPSFDIGDLMIIIDHINLFPENPLRGKTEFPSMLDAYDEKIIEEIEEIAKERGIKIKKGVYVGWQGPSLETKAEYRFLRIIGADAVGMSTVPEVIMAKALGLKVLGFSAITNMGLGEKVKDISHEEVLKIAENCAKKAGEILKEWIKKYYF
- a CDS encoding DivIVA domain-containing protein, translating into MKIAPIEIRNADFPRSLRGYDPEKVREFLKTVAEQMEELIRENLTLNERIRDLDSKVEDYRRMENIMKEALLTTQKTTEELKKNAQREAELIISNAKIESEKILENTRRELQKLREEIELLKSKKEGFLWELKSLLETQLEWLNSQFRILEEQKKRI
- a CDS encoding YggS family pyridoxal phosphate-dependent enzyme, which gives rise to MNLLRELEKLTIPERIEKIKEIIYKESENPEKIKILGATKGIDIERIKIAFEHGIRLFGENRVQEAEGKIKIFDKPEWHMIGHLQTNKVKKASYLFTMIESVDSLKLGKELDKIGNKLNKKIKVLIEVNTSGEETKYGFKREELLSNFEKFLDLKNIEIKGLFTIGPYPPEEKKSRKSFSELRELRDYLEKEYNLKLQELSMGMSEDFIYAIKEGASIIRLGRILFGERF
- a CDS encoding aminotransferase class I/II-fold pyridoxal phosphate-dependent enzyme; the protein is MATNKLNEVLKKELLKLKEEGRLKGKEYIITGIKKPENGKGPRYFLKGFGNKEFIRMNSNSYLGMSLLEDIIKIEEEYARKFGVGPGAVRFISGTFEPHRLLEKKLAEFHKREDCMIYSAAYVTVIGVLAALINAETIVLSDELNHNCIINAIRLSRPKERLIYKHLDMKDLEEKVKGVLGKAKRLIIVTDGVFSMRGDFAPLKEIEEISNKYDEYFEENIIVVVDDSHGVGAFGETGRGTEEYTGARCDILIGTLGKAFGVNGGYVVSDEVIINYLKEVAITYVYSNPITPAEAACALKVIEFLDSKEGRKRLEYLRELTKYFKENLLKLGYETILSSHPIVPLLIRDTWKTRDLVNYLIENGILATGLTYPIVPRGDETIRFQVNADHTYYDIDYVLSVLEKYKREKF
- a CDS encoding EamA family transporter gives rise to the protein MNYLILSIITLIAWGFWGFFSKFSTYYYRWYEYFIFSSIMSLFFSTFLFFLYRKDLNFRPEGLVYLLLALFSGTIGTVFFYLALTKGKASIIVPLTSLYPAFTLILARIFLKEELSLQGYIGIILAIFAILLLSRSS
- the truD gene encoding tRNA pseudouridine(13) synthase TruD codes for the protein MKFKTYPEDFVVEEVLKKDVLKDKGLYKVFKARKIDLESFYLKSLLEKTFNAKISFLGLKDKKSLSIFYFSAKGNIPNYIKFKNFSAELVGFSDKELNSYDLEKNNFKITLRGIKERELNKIFQILEDIKKNGFPNYFDIQRLSSDVSSLFFSLLMKGNLKEAIKVHLLSLSPEGRKNLNRFKKYVKRFFDKPERILPYAPSDKDRETIKKLIKGDYRGIIEEIEEDLLKIYFEKFSSLIWDKCASKFLKKGKISFKKGFAIKIKNLFLFVPEIVNDEVKDILSESIFPVPGTERIPSHPEFEKILISELKKENLSYPLKVPEFLENFSFKGFKRKLWVYPMDLSFDYDREKLLLSFSLPPGSYATILLKILMRRLNLRTSRQ
- a CDS encoding T9SS type A sorting domain-containing protein gives rise to the protein MFELILFFSIFNNFTHSDTFYSVCNRNDTIFITGDHGIYLVDFNKDSVFYKFTNSDSIPLYPYYAIFLKDSLLNLTNSENLIVINLKNNKKYFYPPLFLERDIYREIKIKGDTVFLAGNRGLKGIYRNKTIDTSDDSLFFERKNYFPKDTVISLEIIKDTLFVGTKLGLYKIKIDLLGRIPPTFHSGIATGKIGDIFIFNNKIFVSSDSFLYLYPDSLLAKFPYIINSLNGNSDTLFVGTEGGSYIFYNGQKLKFSNFNTKSLIKVKNKIYLLGKGIVIYDYKNSLFLNFKNYFKELTSNSISSVKKFGKYYLFSHDRGFDIFNEKYERLNKLLSGWIRTLDVNSKIIITSPWCGPIFKIDSLFNIYDTLNLSTCIQLLKFFNDSTFFVLKPAQNSIEIRNLKDEKIKEIFNLGYATDIEKCADFYFVSNTDGNIYKIDKNYNANFVMNAGYPVYDISIYENKIFFATNSGLFEYKLPDFQFIKNYRTFDSYTVSVINDKYGNTYAITRSGLIFISRSGDEKIFESSHNTLTRTENVDFNSQCSASLLYYDNLNNEIIIGTKDGVSIMNINVFGPQEIEEPLVFPNPFKKETGFFYIKTKDALKEIFVYSPSGRIKKLNFVSSGDRVRVDALALERGFYLLVIKSDKGMKIKKIICE